Proteins encoded in a region of the Massilia sp. UMI-21 genome:
- a CDS encoding ATP-binding protein, which yields MTPLEQFLHRAEALLARVEAVLPPAVPREPDWKRSFAFRWRTRPNGAGKYLAPVLHASGIRLEDLQHVDLQKRQIERNTRQFVQRRPANNVLLTGARGTGKSSLIKACLNGFASEGLRLIEVDKADLADLPDIVDLVAGRPERFVIFCDDLSFEEGERGYKALKVALDGSIAAQSDNVLIYATSNRRHLLPEKMSDNAGYTHGEDGDLHPGETVEEKISLSERFGLWLSFYPFRQDDYLGIVAHWLASFGCTRQQIDAARQEALQWALQRGSRSGRVAWQFAKDYAGRLPESEDA from the coding sequence ATGACGCCCCTGGAACAGTTCCTGCACCGCGCCGAAGCCCTGCTGGCGCGGGTGGAGGCGGTGCTGCCGCCCGCCGTGCCGCGCGAGCCGGACTGGAAGCGCAGCTTTGCCTTCCGCTGGCGCACGCGGCCCAACGGCGCAGGGAAGTACCTGGCGCCGGTGCTGCATGCCTCGGGCATCCGGCTCGAGGACCTGCAGCACGTCGATCTTCAAAAGCGCCAGATCGAGCGCAACACCCGCCAGTTCGTGCAGCGCCGTCCGGCCAACAACGTGCTGCTGACCGGGGCGCGCGGCACCGGCAAGTCGTCGCTGATCAAGGCCTGCCTGAACGGCTTCGCAAGCGAAGGCCTGCGCCTGATCGAAGTGGACAAGGCCGACCTGGCCGACCTGCCCGACATCGTCGACCTGGTGGCGGGAAGGCCGGAGCGCTTCGTGATCTTCTGCGACGACCTCTCGTTCGAGGAAGGCGAGCGCGGCTACAAGGCGCTCAAGGTGGCGCTGGACGGCAGCATCGCGGCGCAATCGGACAATGTGCTGATCTACGCGACCTCGAACCGGCGCCACCTGCTGCCCGAAAAAATGTCGGACAACGCCGGCTACACGCATGGCGAGGATGGCGACCTGCATCCGGGCGAGACGGTCGAAGAGAAGATCTCGCTGTCGGAGCGCTTCGGCCTGTGGCTGTCCTTCTATCCGTTCAGGCAGGACGACTACCTCGGCATCGTGGCGCACTGGCTGGCCAGCTTCGGCTGCACCCGGCAGCAGATCGACGCGGCGCGCCAGGAAGCCCTGCAATGGGCCTTGCAGCGCGGCTCGCGCTCGGGCCGGGTGGCATGGCAATTTGCCAAAGACTACGCCGGCAGGCTCCCTGAAAGTGAAGACGCATGA
- a CDS encoding calcium/sodium antiporter — protein MMTVLMFLLGLVTLVAGAEALVRGASRLALSFGISPLVVGLTVVAFGTSSPELAISVQSSFSGRADLALGNVVGSNIFNILFILGVSALITPLLVARQLVRQEVPVMIGISLLLLALAADGHIGRADGVLMVGLLVAYLVFLIRQSRRQPADGAGPADDLPAPAAGWAGHPAVQLLLVGAGLGLLVLGANWLVEAAVSFAKAFGVSELVIGLTIVAAGTSFPEVATSIVAALRGQRDIAVGNVIGSNIFNILAVLGLTSAVSPAGIAVAPSILAFDFPVMIAVALACLPVFFTGNLIARWEGALFLGLYAAYMAYVLLAAQQHDALHPYSAVMMTAVLPLLALTLAVVAWREWQVRHRRRA, from the coding sequence ATGATGACGGTACTCATGTTCCTGCTCGGCCTGGTCACGCTGGTCGCCGGCGCCGAAGCCCTGGTGCGCGGCGCTTCCCGGCTCGCGCTCTCGTTCGGCATTTCCCCCCTCGTGGTCGGGCTCACCGTGGTCGCCTTCGGCACCAGTTCGCCGGAGCTGGCGATCAGCGTGCAGTCCTCCTTCTCCGGCCGCGCCGACCTGGCGCTTGGCAACGTGGTGGGCAGCAACATCTTCAACATCCTGTTCATCCTCGGTGTTTCGGCCCTGATCACTCCCCTGCTGGTAGCGCGCCAGCTGGTGCGCCAGGAAGTGCCGGTCATGATCGGCATCTCGCTGCTGCTGCTGGCGCTGGCGGCCGACGGCCACATCGGCCGCGCCGACGGCGTGCTGATGGTGGGCCTGCTGGTCGCCTACCTCGTTTTCCTGATCCGCCAGTCGCGCCGCCAGCCGGCAGACGGCGCCGGCCCGGCCGACGACCTGCCCGCGCCTGCCGCCGGCTGGGCAGGCCACCCGGCCGTGCAGCTGCTGCTGGTCGGCGCCGGGCTCGGCCTGCTGGTGCTGGGCGCCAACTGGCTGGTCGAGGCGGCGGTCAGCTTCGCCAAGGCATTCGGGGTCAGCGAGCTGGTGATCGGCCTGACGATCGTCGCGGCCGGCACCTCGTTTCCGGAAGTGGCCACCTCGATCGTCGCCGCGCTGCGCGGCCAGCGCGACATCGCGGTCGGCAACGTGATCGGCAGCAATATCTTCAACATCCTTGCGGTGCTGGGCCTGACCAGCGCGGTGAGTCCGGCCGGGATCGCGGTCGCCCCCTCGATCCTCGCTTTCGATTTTCCGGTCATGATCGCGGTGGCGCTCGCCTGCCTGCCGGTGTTCTTCACCGGGAACCTGATTGCGCGCTGGGAGGGCGCCCTGTTCCTGGGCCTGTATGCGGCCTACATGGCGTACGTGCTGCTGGCGGCCCAGCAACACGATGCGCTGCACCCGTACAGCGCGGTGATGATGACGGCCGTGCTGCCGCTGCTCGCCCTGACGCTGGCGGTGGTGGCCTGGCGCGAATGGCAGGTCCGGCACCGCCGCCGCGCCTGA
- a CDS encoding MnhB domain-containing protein codes for MNPDRSIVLENAVSTLYWIMLAAALWLLLRGHNAPGGGFVAALVAVAASAAHALVFGSAAARARLPLAPLGLSALGLALAAASGLPALALGQDFLTHWWGELGAGDLALKLSTVLLFDLGVALCVWGALGGFCLRLLENLR; via the coding sequence ATGAATCCGGATCGCTCGATCGTGCTGGAAAACGCCGTGTCCACGCTGTACTGGATCATGCTGGCGGCCGCCCTGTGGCTGCTGCTGCGCGGCCATAACGCGCCGGGCGGCGGCTTCGTTGCCGCCCTGGTGGCGGTGGCGGCAAGCGCCGCCCACGCCCTGGTGTTCGGCAGCGCGGCGGCACGCGCACGCCTGCCGCTCGCGCCGCTCGGCCTGAGCGCGCTTGGCCTCGCGCTGGCGGCGGCCAGCGGCCTGCCGGCGCTGGCGCTGGGGCAGGACTTCCTGACCCACTGGTGGGGCGAACTGGGCGCCGGCGACCTGGCGCTCAAGCTCTCCACCGTGCTGCTGTTCGACCTCGGCGTGGCATTGTGCGTCTGGGGCGCGCTCGGCGGCTTCTGCCTGCGCTTGCTGGAGAATCTGCGATGA
- a CDS encoding Na+/H+ antiporter subunit E produces the protein MKRIAAGFLLLWRLFAAVARSGWQISWRILRPERGFAPGFADYHFSPMGPAATTVLACLICLTPGTTAVDVDVAAGRIRLHLLDAAAAEATLQEIRSLFESAVRALFAKEVGP, from the coding sequence ATGAAGCGCATCGCCGCCGGCTTCCTTCTACTGTGGCGCCTGTTCGCGGCGGTCGCCCGCTCGGGCTGGCAGATTTCGTGGCGCATCCTGCGTCCGGAGCGTGGCTTCGCCCCGGGTTTCGCCGACTATCATTTCTCGCCGATGGGGCCGGCCGCCACCACCGTGCTGGCCTGCCTGATCTGCCTCACGCCCGGCACCACGGCAGTCGATGTCGACGTCGCCGCCGGGCGCATCCGCCTGCATCTGCTCGACGCCGCCGCCGCCGAGGCCACGCTGCAGGAAATCCGTTCGCTGTTCGAAAGCGCCGTACGGGCGCTGTTCGCCAAGGAGGTGGGACCATGA
- a CDS encoding TerB family tellurite resistance protein, giving the protein MHTYPANSPAAVSRILALSMIVDGHVSPSEVRTMHGSSFLQQVKVDDDTFDTTLRELCEDLLGAAANRHAGMVEIEPALLDALLRDIRDPLLQICLWKTMVDIIEADGHLDDRETTLVRRAARAWFGQDEATAPARALAG; this is encoded by the coding sequence ATGCACACTTATCCCGCCAACAGTCCCGCCGCAGTGAGCCGCATCCTGGCCCTGTCCATGATCGTCGACGGCCATGTCAGTCCGTCCGAAGTGCGCACCATGCACGGGTCGAGCTTCCTGCAGCAGGTCAAGGTTGACGACGACACCTTCGACACCACCTTGCGCGAACTGTGCGAAGACCTGCTGGGCGCCGCCGCCAACCGGCATGCCGGCATGGTCGAAATCGAACCGGCCCTGCTGGACGCCCTGCTGCGCGACATCCGCGATCCGCTCCTCCAGATCTGCCTGTGGAAGACCATGGTCGACATCATCGAGGCCGACGGTCATCTCGACGATCGCGAGACCACGCTGGTGCGGCGCGCGGCGCGCGCCTGGTTCGGCCAGGACGAGGCCACCGCCCCTGCCCGCGCCCTGGCCGGCTGA
- a CDS encoding NADH-quinone oxidoreductase subunit K: MIEWAIAASVAVVAASGLYLASSRDLISIAVGLALLGSAVNLFAFAAGRLEQAAPPLLAAGAAAPPGLVANPVPQALVLTAIVIGFAFACFAIALALALAAHDERADADALELAEPPARANGDPGELP; this comes from the coding sequence ATGATCGAATGGGCGATTGCGGCAAGCGTGGCCGTGGTGGCGGCAAGCGGCCTGTACCTGGCGAGCTCGCGCGACCTGATATCGATCGCGGTCGGCCTGGCCCTGCTCGGCTCGGCAGTGAACCTGTTTGCGTTCGCGGCCGGACGCCTGGAACAGGCCGCGCCGCCGCTGCTTGCCGCCGGCGCCGCCGCGCCGCCCGGACTGGTCGCCAACCCGGTGCCGCAAGCGCTGGTGTTGACCGCGATCGTGATCGGCTTCGCCTTTGCCTGTTTCGCCATCGCCCTGGCGCTGGCGCTGGCGGCGCATGACGAGCGCGCCGACGCCGACGCGCTGGAACTGGCCGAGCCGCCGGCGCGCGCGAACGGCGATCCGGGAGAATTGCCATGA
- a CDS encoding Na+/H+ antiporter subunit D codes for MNGVLAASPVLVPLLTAALTLGLARRPARQRAASLAGASLLLLCALLLLHGAIGGATLEARFGGWEAPFAIAFRIDRAAALMLTVNAVLALAVLGYPSRGGVLAAPSGPPLLHGLLAGAGGAYATADLFNLYVWFEVMLISALGLIVAGRRPAQLEAGLKYLVLSLFGTVLLLAAVAGLYGLTGQLNYAALGAALAGRGADPLALLLGALLMVALLIKAAAFPFLFWLPAAYPTAPAPVLALFTALGAKVGAFALLRVLGEVFPAGAPAYAQGLGWIAVATMIVGVMGAVYHYDLRRILAFHSVSQMGYILLAAALGGAAGIAAALFFSIHHILVKANLYLIADMIARRGGHYDLRRIGGLAGSDPALAALFALGAAALVGIPPLSGFWAKLLVVREGFGQEHYLWMAFALLTGALTLLSMSKIWIEAFWKPAPAPEPAAPAVLAPRAWLASGALSLLALGIGLFPGPLIDFLGAAAGSMAPSPAGGRP; via the coding sequence ATGAACGGGGTGCTGGCCGCGTCGCCGGTGCTGGTGCCGCTGCTCACGGCGGCGCTGACGCTCGGCCTGGCCCGGCGCCCGGCGCGCCAGCGCGCCGCCAGCCTGGCCGGCGCCTCCCTGCTGCTGCTGTGCGCCTTGCTGCTGCTGCACGGCGCCATCGGCGGCGCGACGCTGGAGGCACGCTTCGGCGGCTGGGAGGCCCCGTTCGCGATCGCCTTCCGCATCGACCGCGCCGCCGCGCTGATGTTGACCGTCAATGCCGTGCTGGCGCTGGCGGTGCTGGGCTACCCAAGCCGCGGCGGGGTGCTGGCGGCGCCGTCCGGCCCGCCCCTGCTGCACGGCCTGCTGGCCGGGGCCGGCGGCGCCTACGCCACCGCCGACCTGTTCAACCTGTACGTCTGGTTCGAGGTGATGCTGATCTCGGCGCTCGGGCTGATCGTGGCGGGACGCCGGCCTGCGCAGCTCGAAGCGGGCCTGAAATACCTCGTCCTGAGCCTGTTCGGCACGGTCCTGCTGCTGGCGGCGGTGGCCGGACTGTACGGCCTGACCGGGCAGCTCAACTATGCGGCGCTGGGCGCCGCGCTGGCCGGGCGCGGCGCCGATCCGCTGGCCCTGCTGCTGGGCGCGCTGCTGATGGTCGCGCTCCTGATCAAGGCCGCCGCCTTCCCCTTCCTGTTCTGGCTCCCGGCCGCCTACCCGACCGCGCCGGCGCCGGTGCTGGCGCTGTTCACCGCGCTCGGGGCCAAGGTCGGCGCCTTCGCGCTGCTGCGCGTGCTCGGCGAGGTGTTCCCGGCCGGCGCGCCCGCGTATGCCCAGGGCCTGGGCTGGATCGCGGTGGCCACCATGATCGTGGGCGTGATGGGCGCGGTCTATCACTACGACCTGCGCCGCATCCTGGCCTTCCATAGCGTCAGCCAGATGGGCTATATCCTGCTGGCGGCGGCGCTGGGCGGCGCCGCCGGCATCGCGGCGGCGCTGTTCTTCAGCATCCATCACATCCTGGTCAAGGCCAACCTGTACCTGATCGCCGACATGATCGCGCGCCGCGGCGGCCACTACGACCTGCGCCGCATCGGCGGGCTGGCCGGCAGCGATCCGGCGCTGGCCGCCCTGTTCGCGCTGGGAGCGGCTGCGCTGGTCGGGATTCCGCCGCTGTCGGGATTCTGGGCCAAGCTGCTGGTGGTCCGTGAAGGTTTCGGCCAGGAGCACTACCTGTGGATGGCGTTCGCCTTGCTCACCGGCGCCCTCACCCTGCTGTCGATGAGCAAGATCTGGATCGAGGCATTCTGGAAACCGGCCCCCGCACCGGAGCCCGCGGCGCCGGCCGTACTGGCGCCGCGCGCTTGGCTGGCCAGCGGCGCGCTGTCGCTGCTGGCGCTGGGCATCGGCCTGTTTCCCGGCCCGCTGATCGACTTCCTGGGCGCAGCGGCCGGCAGCATGGCGCCGTCGCCCGCCGGAGGACGGCCATGA
- a CDS encoding DUF4040 domain-containing protein: protein MAQAAQAAQASMPQAAWIRWAWLLPLALLPAVAALPGELASWSMPWVAPLGIRLGFAADGLARLFLLLVCAVGAAVLAYAPGYLRGHARLGQLMALLIAFMLAMGGAILADDLLLLLLFWEATSLLSFLLVGFEHGHPDSRDSARQALLVTGAGGLALLAGFVLILLAAPGLRLSDLARLDPAVLADTRFQAGAALVLLGAMTKSAQFPFHFWLPGAMAAPTPVSAYLHSATMVNLGVYVMARFDEAMGAVPWWEGTLLAIGTLTALWGAVQAPRERDLKRILAWSTVSALGTLTVLIGLPNELGALAFAAFLLAHALYKAPLFFVAGNIDHATGTRLIDRLRGLRHGMPATALAALLAGVSMAGLPATIGFIAKDSVKAAKEVSDVLWVVEGASLLVSTVGVAVASVAAVRIFFGRPEHPAGHAPHEGGWRLTVPPLALAGLGIALGLFPSLAETLVTDAARMIAPGLQRADAVLAPEWLLRLEGFAIVWAVGAAVYVGWNRLHRLLERLRFLDRAGPAAAYGAALRGLKHGAGMLIGALQSGRLGRYLGLSAAATVLFAAPWAFGLSFGAPRAAGADGAGVLAGCLAIILGAGLAVRGRDTLQRLLATGAVGAGSAIVFLFRGAPDLALTQLVVETVFVAVAAVALHRYRPRQHADAGRAGAWRAGIALAFGLLLGAALLALGDRPFDAAMSEYFLAQSVPQAHGRNVVNVIIVDFRALDTLGEIAVLMLAALAARPLARRLRRRRNAP from the coding sequence ATGGCACAGGCAGCACAGGCAGCACAGGCAAGCATGCCCCAGGCGGCCTGGATCCGCTGGGCCTGGCTGTTGCCGCTGGCGCTGCTGCCGGCGGTGGCGGCCCTGCCGGGCGAGCTGGCCAGCTGGTCGATGCCGTGGGTGGCCCCGCTCGGCATCCGGCTCGGCTTCGCCGCCGACGGCCTGGCGCGCCTGTTCCTGCTGCTGGTGTGCGCCGTCGGCGCCGCGGTGCTGGCCTATGCGCCCGGCTACCTGCGCGGCCATGCGCGGCTCGGCCAGCTGATGGCGCTGCTGATCGCCTTCATGCTGGCCATGGGCGGCGCCATCCTGGCCGACGACCTGCTGCTCCTGCTGCTGTTCTGGGAAGCGACCAGCCTGCTGTCCTTCCTGCTGGTGGGCTTCGAGCACGGCCATCCCGACAGCCGCGACAGCGCGCGCCAGGCGCTGCTGGTCACCGGCGCCGGCGGGCTGGCCCTGCTGGCCGGCTTCGTCCTGATCCTGCTGGCCGCGCCCGGCCTGCGCCTGAGCGACCTGGCCCGGCTCGACCCGGCCGTGCTGGCCGACACCCGCTTCCAGGCCGGCGCCGCGCTGGTGCTGCTGGGCGCCATGACCAAGTCGGCCCAGTTCCCCTTCCACTTCTGGCTGCCGGGGGCGATGGCGGCGCCGACCCCGGTCTCGGCCTACCTGCACTCGGCCACCATGGTCAACCTCGGGGTCTACGTCATGGCCCGCTTCGACGAGGCGATGGGGGCGGTGCCCTGGTGGGAAGGCACGCTGCTGGCGATCGGCACGCTCACCGCACTGTGGGGGGCGGTGCAGGCGCCGCGCGAACGCGACCTGAAGCGCATCCTGGCCTGGTCCACCGTCTCGGCGCTGGGCACGCTCACCGTGCTGATCGGTTTGCCCAACGAACTCGGCGCGCTCGCCTTCGCGGCGTTCCTGCTGGCCCATGCGCTGTACAAGGCGCCGCTGTTCTTCGTCGCCGGCAACATCGACCATGCCACCGGCACCCGCCTGATCGACCGCCTGCGCGGACTGCGCCACGGCATGCCGGCCACCGCGCTGGCGGCGCTGCTGGCGGGGGTCTCGATGGCCGGGCTGCCGGCCACCATCGGCTTCATCGCCAAGGACAGCGTCAAGGCGGCCAAGGAAGTCAGCGACGTGCTGTGGGTGGTCGAAGGCGCCAGCCTGCTGGTGAGCACGGTCGGCGTGGCGGTCGCGAGCGTGGCGGCAGTGCGCATCTTCTTCGGCCGGCCGGAACATCCCGCCGGCCATGCGCCGCACGAGGGCGGCTGGCGGCTCACGGTCCCGCCGCTGGCGCTGGCCGGTCTCGGCATTGCGCTGGGGTTGTTCCCGTCGCTGGCCGAAACCCTGGTGACCGACGCCGCGCGCATGATCGCACCCGGCCTGCAGCGCGCCGATGCAGTCCTGGCCCCCGAGTGGCTGCTGCGCCTTGAGGGCTTCGCCATCGTGTGGGCGGTCGGGGCGGCGGTCTATGTCGGCTGGAACCGCCTGCACCGCCTGCTCGAGCGGCTGCGCTTCCTCGACCGCGCCGGCCCTGCCGCCGCCTACGGCGCCGCGCTGCGCGGCCTCAAGCATGGGGCCGGCATGCTGATCGGCGCCCTGCAGTCCGGCCGCCTGGGCCGCTACCTGGGCCTGAGCGCCGCCGCCACGGTGCTGTTCGCCGCTCCCTGGGCCTTTGGCCTGTCGTTCGGCGCGCCGCGGGCCGCCGGCGCGGACGGAGCGGGTGTGCTGGCCGGCTGCCTGGCCATCATCCTCGGCGCCGGGCTGGCCGTGCGCGGCCGCGACACCCTGCAGCGCCTGCTCGCCACCGGCGCGGTCGGGGCCGGCAGCGCGATCGTGTTCCTGTTTCGCGGCGCGCCCGACCTGGCCCTCACCCAGCTGGTCGTGGAGACCGTGTTCGTGGCGGTGGCCGCGGTGGCGCTGCACCGCTACCGCCCGCGGCAGCACGCGGACGCCGGCCGTGCCGGCGCCTGGCGGGCCGGCATCGCCCTGGCCTTTGGGCTGCTGCTCGGCGCCGCGCTGCTGGCGCTGGGCGACCGGCCCTTCGATGCCGCCATGTCCGAGTACTTCCTGGCGCAGAGCGTGCCGCAGGCGCACGGACGCAACGTGGTCAACGTCATCATCGTCGACTTCCGCGCCCTCGACACGCTCGGCGAGATCGCCGTGCTCATGCTGGCGGCCCTGGCGGCACGGCCGCTGGCGCGCCGCCTGCGCCGCAGGAGGAATGCCCCATGA
- a CDS encoding prepilin peptidase: MPPESFLFAPPATLSATLVAALFGLLVGSFLNVVIHRIPKMMQRESDNYVAQESGKEPPHTDRYNLMVPRSSCPHCGHGITALENIPVISWLALRGKCRKCQAPISPRYPAVELLTGLLAGVLVWTFGSGLAGLATLLFLFLLVAMTFIDIDTQLLPDDLTYPLLWAGLLVNLQGTFVPLQDAVVGAAAGYLVLWAVYWLFKLVTGKEGMGYGDFKLLAALGAWLGWQMLPTIILLSSVVGAVVGISLIVFAKRGRDKPIPFGPYLAAAGLIALLYGSSISAGLQAVVAG; this comes from the coding sequence ATGCCCCCGGAATCTTTTCTGTTCGCCCCGCCGGCCACACTCAGCGCCACCCTGGTGGCTGCCCTGTTCGGGCTGCTCGTCGGCAGTTTCCTGAACGTGGTCATCCACCGGATTCCGAAGATGATGCAGCGCGAATCCGATAACTACGTGGCCCAGGAAAGCGGCAAGGAGCCGCCGCACACCGACCGCTACAACCTGATGGTGCCGAGATCGAGCTGCCCGCATTGCGGCCACGGGATCACGGCGCTGGAAAACATCCCGGTGATCAGCTGGCTCGCCTTGCGCGGCAAGTGCCGCAAGTGCCAGGCCCCGATCTCGCCGCGCTACCCGGCCGTCGAGCTGCTCACCGGCCTGCTGGCGGGCGTGCTGGTGTGGACCTTCGGCAGCGGCCTGGCCGGCCTGGCGACGCTGCTGTTCCTGTTCCTGCTGGTGGCGATGACCTTCATCGACATCGACACCCAGCTGCTGCCGGACGACCTGACCTATCCGCTGCTGTGGGCCGGCCTGCTGGTGAACCTGCAAGGGACCTTCGTTCCGTTGCAGGACGCCGTGGTCGGCGCCGCCGCCGGCTACCTGGTGCTGTGGGCGGTGTACTGGCTGTTCAAGCTGGTCACCGGCAAGGAAGGCATGGGCTACGGCGACTTCAAGCTGCTGGCGGCCCTCGGCGCCTGGCTCGGCTGGCAAATGCTGCCGACCATCATCCTGCTGTCCTCGGTGGTAGGCGCGGTGGTGGGCATCAGCCTGATCGTGTTCGCCAAGCGCGGCCGCGACAAGCCGATTCCGTTCGGCCCCTACCTGGCCGCGGCCGGCCTGATCGCCCTGCTCTACGGCAGCAGCATCAGCGCCGGGCTGCAAGCCGTCGTGGCCGGCTAG
- a CDS encoding NUDIX domain-containing protein, which yields MTETAVTTASAKPIDVAVGILMRPNGDVLLGQRPDGKPYAGYWEFPGGKVEPGEDIFHALQREFVEELGIQVLGGEAWCCVEHVYEHAHVRLYFYICRAWTGEPQSLEGQAFAWQGGYSVSPLLPATIPLLEWLDQVRFAGSQAA from the coding sequence ATGACTGAAACAGCTGTAACAACAGCTTCGGCAAAACCGATCGACGTCGCGGTCGGCATCCTGATGCGCCCCAACGGCGACGTGCTGCTGGGCCAGCGCCCGGACGGCAAGCCGTATGCCGGCTATTGGGAATTCCCGGGCGGGAAGGTCGAGCCGGGCGAGGACATCTTCCACGCGCTGCAGCGCGAGTTCGTCGAAGAGCTGGGAATACAGGTCCTCGGCGGCGAGGCCTGGTGCTGCGTCGAGCACGTGTACGAGCATGCGCACGTGCGCCTGTACTTCTACATTTGCCGCGCGTGGACGGGTGAGCCGCAAAGCCTGGAAGGGCAGGCCTTTGCGTGGCAGGGCGGGTACAGCGTCAGCCCGCTGTTGCCGGCGACGATACCCTTGCTGGAGTGGCTCGACCAGGTGCGGTTCGCCGGATCGCAGGCTGCTTGA
- a CDS encoding monovalent cation/H(+) antiporter subunit G: MSTLGWLLMVTGAALLAVAALGLLRLPDALSRQHAATKAATLALGFMLAGLAVLQPSAAWWIRIGALVVLLALTVPVASHALARAAAAADQADA, from the coding sequence ATGAGCACGCTCGGATGGCTGCTGATGGTGACAGGCGCGGCGCTGCTGGCGGTGGCGGCGCTCGGCCTGCTGCGCCTGCCCGATGCCCTGTCGCGCCAGCATGCGGCCACCAAGGCGGCGACCCTGGCGCTGGGCTTCATGTTGGCGGGGCTGGCCGTGCTGCAGCCTTCCGCCGCCTGGTGGATCCGGATCGGGGCGCTGGTCGTGCTGCTGGCGCTGACGGTGCCGGTCGCCTCGCACGCGCTGGCGCGCGCCGCGGCCGCGGCCGACCAAGCGGATGCCTAG
- the zapD gene encoding cell division protein ZapD, with translation MIVYEYPFNERIRTLLRLEDLYDKFKFFVHQEHPMQHHVALATIFDMLEVAGRADLKSDLLQELERQKQSLLTYRSNPNVAVDALDAVLAELDSVSGALVASQGKTGQNVRDNEWLMSIRGRTIIPGGACEFDLPSYYAWQHRPAGQRQADIMGWFAPLAPLFEALALVLRLLRDSGGPSKMIALGGSYQQMLQGKVYQMLRLSIDETLGAIPEISANKYMLWVRFTTQDGDCKPKALEEDVPFDLTLCNF, from the coding sequence TTGATCGTCTACGAATATCCTTTCAACGAGCGGATTCGCACGTTGTTGCGGCTGGAAGACCTGTACGACAAGTTCAAGTTCTTTGTGCATCAAGAGCATCCGATGCAGCACCACGTGGCGCTCGCCACGATCTTCGACATGCTGGAAGTCGCGGGCCGGGCCGACCTCAAGTCCGACCTGCTGCAGGAACTCGAGCGGCAGAAGCAGAGCCTGCTGACCTACCGCAGCAATCCCAACGTCGCCGTCGATGCACTCGACGCCGTGCTGGCCGAACTGGACAGCGTGAGCGGCGCCCTGGTGGCGTCGCAAGGCAAGACCGGCCAGAACGTGCGCGACAACGAGTGGCTGATGAGCATCCGCGGCCGCACCATCATCCCGGGCGGCGCCTGCGAGTTCGACCTGCCCTCGTATTACGCCTGGCAGCATCGCCCGGCCGGGCAGCGCCAGGCCGACATCATGGGCTGGTTCGCCCCCTTGGCCCCGCTGTTCGAGGCCCTGGCCCTGGTGCTACGCCTGCTGCGCGACTCCGGCGGACCTTCCAAGATGATCGCCCTGGGGGGCAGCTACCAGCAGATGCTGCAGGGGAAGGTGTACCAGATGCTGCGCCTGTCGATCGACGAGACCCTGGGTGCGATCCCCGAAATCTCGGCCAACAAGTATATGCTGTGGGTGCGCTTCACCACCCAGGACGGCGACTGCAAGCCGAAGGCCCTGGAAGAAGACGTGCCCTTCGACCTGACCCTCTGTAACTTCTGA
- a CDS encoding dephospho-CoA kinase: MDAPHPLAFSVGLTGGIGCGKTTVADLFAALGASVIDTDQIAHALTAPHGAAMPALLAEFGADFATPEGALDRARMRALVFSDDTARARLEAILHPRIRDATAAAASIASGDYVIFVVPLLIESGSWRDRVTRVLAIDCPEDVQIARVMARNGLAEAQVRAIMAAQVTREQRRAAADDIILNDDGLDALRPQVERLHAMYLSQSKLIQS, from the coding sequence ATGGACGCGCCGCATCCCCTCGCCTTCTCCGTCGGTCTCACCGGCGGCATCGGCTGCGGCAAGACGACCGTGGCCGACCTGTTCGCCGCCCTCGGCGCCTCGGTGATCGACACCGACCAGATCGCCCACGCGCTCACCGCCCCGCACGGCGCGGCGATGCCGGCCCTGCTGGCCGAATTCGGCGCCGACTTCGCCACGCCGGAAGGCGCACTCGACCGGGCCAGGATGCGCGCGCTCGTGTTCAGCGACGACACGGCGCGCGCGCGGCTGGAAGCGATCCTGCATCCGCGCATCCGCGACGCCACCGCCGCCGCGGCAAGCATTGCCAGCGGCGACTACGTGATCTTCGTCGTGCCCCTCCTGATCGAGTCCGGCAGCTGGCGCGATCGCGTCACCCGCGTGCTGGCGATCGACTGCCCGGAAGACGTGCAGATTGCGCGCGTGATGGCCAGGAACGGATTGGCAGAAGCCCAGGTGCGCGCCATCATGGCGGCCCAGGTCACGCGCGAACAGCGCCGGGCGGCGGCCGACGATATCATCCTCAACGACGATGGGCTCGATGCATTGCGTCCACAGGTGGAGAGATTGCACGCAATGTATTTATCTCAAAGCAAACTAATCCAAAGTTAG
- the yacG gene encoding DNA gyrase inhibitor YacG, whose product MTVVACPTCGKKVEWTPANKFRPFCSERCKQIDLGAWAEEKYTIPGAAPNDPQDDKPGDD is encoded by the coding sequence ATGACTGTTGTAGCCTGCCCGACCTGCGGCAAGAAGGTCGAATGGACCCCGGCGAACAAGTTTCGCCCGTTCTGCTCCGAGCGCTGCAAGCAGATCGACCTGGGCGCCTGGGCCGAAGAGAAATACACGATTCCCGGCGCCGCGCCGAACGACCCGCAGGACGACAAGCCGGGCGACGATTGA